Proteins co-encoded in one Mastacembelus armatus chromosome 24, fMasArm1.2, whole genome shotgun sequence genomic window:
- the rab32a gene encoding ras-related protein Rab-32a — protein MAGGSVSECKEYLFKVLVIGELGVGKTSIIKRYVHQLFSQHYRATIGVDFALKVINWDSKTLVRLQLWDIAGQERFGNMTRVYYKEAVGAFVVFDVTRGSTFEAVSKWKHDLDSKVKLANGNPIPSVLLANKCDQKKESSNNTALMENFCKETGFLGWFETSAKDNINVDEAARFLVENILANDKGLPHEESNGDRIKLDQDPVAAESKPGCC, from the exons ATGGCCGGGGGCTCGGTGTCTGAGTGTAAGGAGTACTTGTTCAAGGTGCTGGTGATCGGAGAACTGGGCGTCGGGAAAACCAGCATCATCAAACGCTACGTGCACCAACTTTTCTCGCAGCACTACAGGGCGACGATCGGGGTCGACTTTGCCCTTAAAGTGATCAACTGGGACAGCAAGACGCTGGTCAGGCTGCAGCTGTGGGACATCGCAG GTCAGGAGCGATTCGGAAACATGACGCGGGTGTACTACAAAGAGGCTGTGGGGGCATTTGTGGTGTTCGATGTGACAAGGGGTTCCACGTTTGAAGCTGTGTCTAAGTGGAAGCATGATTTGGACAGCAAGGTGAAGCTGGCTAATGGCAACCCCATCCCCTCAGTGCTGCTAGCCAACAAATGTGACCAGAAGAAAGAGAGTTCTAACAACACAGCCCTAATGGAGAATTTCTGCAAAGAGACTGGTTTTCTGGGTTGGTTTGAGACCTCAGCTAAG GATAACATCAACGTGGATGAAGCTGCACGTTTTCTGGTAGAGAATATTTTGGCTAACGACAAAGGTTTGCCACATGAGGAAAGCAATGGAGACCGGATCAAACTGGACCAGGACCCTGTGGCCGCTGAGAGCAAACCAGGCTGCTGCTAA